The uncultured Desulfuromonas sp. genome has a segment encoding these proteins:
- a CDS encoding Bax inhibitor-1/YccA family protein: MRTSNPILKERAFTAATTDQVMTIQGAVNKTIVLLALLVIGAGWTWNLFYNQGHQAMMPWMMGGVIGAFVVAMITAFVPKFSPVCGPIYSVLEGFALGGISAFLEQRYPGIVIQAVGLTFGVLFSLLAVYKLRLVRVTQNFRSGVLAATGGIALVYLVGFVGRFFGWQIPYIHDSGPIGIGFSVVVVVIAALNLVLDFDFIEKGDGRAAKYMEWYAAFGLIVTLAWLYLEILRLLSKLRSR; encoded by the coding sequence ATGCGTACCAGCAATCCTATTTTGAAAGAACGTGCTTTTACCGCGGCGACGACCGATCAGGTAATGACCATCCAGGGAGCGGTTAATAAGACTATTGTGCTGTTGGCTCTCTTGGTGATAGGTGCCGGTTGGACCTGGAACCTGTTTTACAATCAGGGGCATCAGGCCATGATGCCGTGGATGATGGGGGGGGTGATCGGAGCGTTTGTCGTGGCGATGATTACGGCTTTTGTTCCCAAATTCAGTCCAGTGTGCGGTCCCATTTATTCGGTTCTGGAGGGCTTTGCCCTTGGCGGTATTTCCGCGTTTCTCGAGCAACGTTATCCCGGTATCGTGATTCAGGCGGTTGGTTTGACCTTTGGCGTGTTGTTCAGTTTGCTGGCCGTGTACAAATTGCGTCTGGTGCGGGTGACGCAAAATTTTCGCAGTGGAGTCCTGGCCGCGACCGGCGGCATTGCCCTGGTTTATCTGGTTGGTTTTGTGGGCCGTTTTTTTGGCTGGCAAATCCCCTATATTCACGATTCCGGGCCGATTGGGATTGGTTTCAGCGTGGTCGTGGTGGTGATTGCTGCGTTGAATCTGGTGCTCGACTTTGATTTTATTGAAAAGGGCGATGGCCGAGCAGCCAAGTACATGGAGTGGTATGCGGCGTTCGGCTTGATTGTGACTCTGGCCTGGCTGTATCTGGAAATTCTCCGCTTGCTGTCCAAGTTGCGCAGCCGCTAA
- a CDS encoding M48 family metalloprotease codes for MRWTAFFLIALLLTLTGCAVNPVTGKNEFALVGEATEISTGVENYQPSRQMQGGDYTTHPQVSRYVERVGQKLAAVSDRRLPYEFKVINDSTPNAWALPGGKIAINRGLLVELNNEAELAAVLGHEIVHAAARHGAKGMERGMLLQGAVLAATMASKNSEYSGLATSGAAIGAQLITQKYSRDAERESDYYGMQYMSRAGYDPAAAIELQQTFVRLSEGHESNWLTGLFASHPPSQQRVDANRQTAAALPQGGTLGIDSYQKAMSPLFADREAYQAYDEGRKALEDGDTALALALSEKALRLQPAEALFHSFRGDIRFKQQRYDDAVINYDRAIARNAGYFHFYLQRGLAKKELGRPNEARVDLEKSNAFLPTAPAQAALGQFALQRGDRSLAKQLFASAAQSSSVIGRQARLDYVRLDLSEHPERYLESDLALDRSGYLVMALTNNSGLDVDNVVVQIRFLDNHSRLRQVQISLPGIIQRDTRRKLATGIGPITTDKARKALAVHVLQANIAE; via the coding sequence ATGCGCTGGACCGCATTTTTTCTGATTGCTCTACTTCTTACCCTGACGGGCTGCGCCGTCAATCCGGTCACCGGCAAAAATGAATTTGCTCTGGTCGGCGAAGCCACCGAAATCAGCACCGGTGTCGAAAACTATCAACCCAGCCGGCAAATGCAGGGTGGCGATTACACCACCCATCCTCAGGTCAGCCGCTATGTGGAGCGAGTCGGCCAGAAGCTGGCGGCGGTCAGTGATCGCCGGCTGCCTTATGAATTCAAAGTGATCAACGACTCAACCCCCAATGCCTGGGCACTGCCGGGTGGCAAGATTGCCATCAACCGCGGGCTATTGGTCGAGCTGAACAATGAAGCGGAGCTGGCCGCCGTTTTAGGCCATGAGATCGTCCATGCCGCCGCCCGCCATGGAGCCAAAGGCATGGAGCGTGGCATGTTGCTGCAGGGCGCGGTTCTCGCTGCCACCATGGCCTCAAAAAACAGCGAGTATTCCGGTCTGGCCACCAGCGGTGCCGCAATCGGCGCACAGCTGATCACCCAGAAGTACAGTCGCGATGCCGAACGGGAATCCGACTACTACGGCATGCAGTATATGTCACGGGCCGGTTACGATCCTGCCGCGGCCATTGAGTTGCAGCAGACCTTTGTCCGGCTTTCCGAAGGGCATGAGAGCAACTGGCTCACCGGTCTGTTTGCCAGCCATCCCCCATCGCAACAACGGGTCGATGCCAACCGTCAGACGGCTGCGGCGCTGCCCCAGGGGGGCACGCTCGGAATCGACAGCTACCAAAAGGCCATGTCTCCTCTGTTTGCCGATCGTGAGGCTTACCAGGCCTATGATGAGGGGCGCAAAGCGTTAGAGGACGGCGACACCGCCCTGGCCCTGGCGTTATCGGAAAAGGCCTTGCGTCTGCAACCGGCGGAAGCGCTGTTCCATTCGTTCCGCGGTGACATCCGCTTCAAACAACAGCGCTATGACGATGCCGTCATCAACTATGATCGGGCCATCGCCCGTAATGCCGGTTATTTCCATTTTTACCTGCAGCGGGGTCTGGCCAAGAAGGAGCTCGGCCGTCCCAATGAAGCCCGTGTCGATCTGGAAAAAAGCAACGCCTTCCTGCCCACGGCACCGGCTCAGGCAGCTCTCGGACAATTCGCTCTACAGCGCGGTGACCGCAGCCTGGCCAAGCAATTGTTCGCCTCGGCCGCCCAATCCAGCTCGGTGATCGGCCGGCAGGCCCGTCTCGATTACGTGCGCCTTGATTTAAGTGAGCACCCGGAACGCTATCTTGAGAGTGATCTGGCGTTGGACCGTAGCGGCTATCTGGTGATGGCCTTGACCAACAACAGCGGCCTGGATGTTGACAATGTGGTGGTACAGATCCGGTTTCTCGACAATCATTCACGGTTACGCCAGGTTCAAATCAGCCTCCCCGGCATCATCCAACGCGATACCCGCCGTAAACTGGCGACCGGCATCGGTCCAATCACCACGGACAAAGCCCGCAAAGCCCTGGCTGTTCACGTTCTCCAGGCCAACATCGCCGAGTGA
- a CDS encoding chloride channel protein, giving the protein MFFPSLSRTVRSWLKTVQSGTGFRLLLLSALVGAVAGCGALAFYFATNAVDHFLLGQTAHYHPPVEGHLATREMACVDTLHMNVFWLLYLMPMVGGLFSGWLVYRYAPEAEGHGTDGALDAFHRRGGLIRGRVPLIKTLASIATIGTGGSAGREGPIAQIGAGFGSFVATRLGLTVATRRILLLAGMAGGIGATFRSPLGGALFAVEVLYRDPEFEHEGLIPSIISSITAYSLFGAVTGWEPLLATPHFKFEHPGELILYCALGLVCALFGAGYVKVFYGLRDYFKRLKCPAWLKPALGGLLLGGLAMLVPQVLGSGYGWVQAALYGKMTLSVMLIVAVAKIVATSLTISSGGSGGVFAPSLVIGAMLGGAFGAVAEHFFPLLTQDPQAYVLVGMAGFFAGVANAPIATLIMVSELTGNYGLLAPLMLVCVVAMIAMRRNGIYEKQVDSRIDSPAHFGDFVIDVLEGARVAELESKGREATLIPVGMTLPEVLHAISTAKSAYFPVVDDDDRMLGIFSLNDIRRILNEEIPSGLVVAGDMATRQVIYTTPDEALTDVMKKITSRNLEEIPVVRTGEPDRVLYMLSRRAVLSYYAEQVEKTRGQFQVS; this is encoded by the coding sequence ATGTTTTTTCCTTCCCTGTCACGTACGGTCCGGTCCTGGCTGAAAACGGTTCAAAGCGGAACGGGCTTTCGTTTGTTGTTGCTGTCGGCACTGGTGGGCGCCGTGGCAGGCTGTGGTGCTCTGGCATTTTATTTTGCCACCAATGCCGTCGATCATTTTCTCCTTGGCCAGACGGCGCATTACCATCCTCCCGTCGAAGGCCATCTGGCCACCCGAGAGATGGCGTGTGTCGATACGTTGCACATGAATGTCTTCTGGCTGCTCTATCTGATGCCGATGGTCGGCGGCCTGTTCAGTGGTTGGCTGGTCTATCGTTATGCTCCGGAAGCGGAAGGCCACGGCACTGATGGTGCTCTGGACGCCTTTCATCGCCGCGGCGGCCTGATCCGTGGCCGGGTTCCCTTGATCAAAACACTGGCGTCGATTGCCACCATCGGTACGGGCGGTTCGGCCGGGCGCGAAGGGCCTATTGCCCAGATCGGGGCCGGATTCGGCTCTTTTGTCGCCACCCGGCTCGGCCTGACCGTTGCCACCCGGCGCATCCTTCTTCTCGCCGGTATGGCCGGAGGCATTGGCGCGACCTTTCGTTCACCTCTGGGGGGCGCACTGTTCGCCGTTGAAGTGCTCTATCGTGATCCTGAATTTGAGCACGAAGGCCTGATCCCGTCGATTATCTCATCAATTACCGCCTATTCTCTGTTTGGCGCCGTCACCGGTTGGGAGCCGTTACTGGCGACGCCGCACTTTAAATTTGAACATCCCGGAGAATTGATTCTCTACTGTGCTCTGGGGCTGGTCTGTGCTTTGTTCGGCGCGGGCTATGTCAAAGTGTTTTACGGCTTACGTGACTATTTTAAACGGTTGAAGTGTCCGGCCTGGCTGAAACCGGCATTGGGGGGATTATTGCTTGGCGGCCTCGCCATGCTGGTTCCTCAGGTGTTGGGCTCCGGTTATGGCTGGGTGCAGGCCGCGTTGTATGGAAAAATGACCTTGTCCGTTATGCTGATCGTCGCAGTGGCCAAAATTGTTGCCACCAGCCTGACCATCTCATCCGGCGGATCCGGCGGGGTGTTTGCCCCCAGCCTGGTGATCGGTGCCATGCTCGGTGGTGCGTTTGGGGCTGTGGCGGAACATTTCTTTCCGCTGTTGACCCAAGATCCGCAAGCCTACGTACTGGTGGGAATGGCCGGTTTTTTCGCCGGTGTCGCCAATGCGCCGATTGCCACGCTGATTATGGTCAGTGAATTGACCGGTAATTACGGTCTGCTGGCCCCGTTGATGCTGGTCTGTGTGGTGGCGATGATCGCCATGCGTCGTAATGGTATCTATGAAAAACAGGTGGACAGTCGCATTGATTCACCGGCTCATTTTGGCGACTTTGTCATCGATGTTCTCGAGGGCGCACGCGTGGCGGAGCTGGAGAGCAAGGGGCGTGAGGCCACCTTGATTCCGGTCGGCATGACCCTGCCGGAGGTTCTTCACGCCATCTCGACGGCAAAGAGTGCCTATTTCCCGGTGGTCGACGATGACGATCGGATGTTGGGCATCTTTTCTCTCAATGACATCCGGCGCATTCTTAACGAAGAAATTCCCTCCGGCTTGGTGGTTGCCGGGGATATGGCGACACGGCAGGTGATTTATACCACGCCGGATGAAGCGTTGACCGACGTGATGAAGAAAATTACCTCGCGCAACCTGGAGGAAATTCCCGTGGTCCGTACCGGTGAGCCGGATCGGGTGCTGTACATGCTGTCGCGGCGGGCGGTGTTATCCTATTATGCGGAGCAGGTGGAAAAAACACGTGGCCAGTTTCAGGTGTCATAG